In Callithrix jacchus isolate 240 chromosome 18, calJac240_pri, whole genome shotgun sequence, one DNA window encodes the following:
- the CD1D gene encoding antigen-presenting glycoprotein CD1d, producing MGCLLFLLLWALLQAWGSAEVPQRLFPLRCLQISSFANSSWTRTDGLAWLGELQTHSWRNGSDTIRSLKPWSQGTFSDREWKTLQQLFRVYRDSFTRDVKEFAKMLRLAYPMEVQVSAGCEVDPGNASNNFFHIAFQGRHILSFQGFSWELAQEAPDVANSVIRVLNQHQGTKETVHWLLNDICPQYVSGLLESGKAELEKQVKPKAWLSHGPSPGPGHLLLVCHVSGFYPKPVWVTWMRGEQEQPGTQQGDVLPNADETWYLQATLEVPAGEAADLSCRVKHSSLEGQDIVLYWGGSRASVGLIVLAILACLLFLLALVVGVTFWFKRLPSYQGIL from the exons ATGGGGTGCCTGCTGTTTCTGCTGCTCTGGGCGCTCCTCCAGGCTTGGGGAAGCGCTGAAG TCCCGCAAAGGCTTTTCCCCCTCCGCTGCCTTCAGATCTCCTCGTTCGCCAACAGCAGTTGGACGCGCACCGACGGGTTGGCGTGGCTGGGGGAGCTTCAGACGCACAGCTGGAGGAACGGCTCGGACACCATCCGCTCCCTGAAGCCCTGGTCCCAGGGCACGTTCAGCGACCGGGAGTGGAAAACGCTGCAACAGTTATTTCGGGTCTATCGAGACAGCTTCACCAGGGACGTGAAGGAATTCGCCAAAATGCTGCGCTTAGCCT ATCCCATGGAGGTCCAGGTGTCTGCTGGCTGTGAGGTGGACCCTGGGAACGCCTCAAATAACTTCTTCCATATAGCATTTCAAGGAAGACATATCCTGAGTTTCCAAGGATTTTCTTGGGAGCTAGCCCAAGAGGCCCCAGATGTGGCAAACTCGGTCATTCGAGTGCTCAACCAGCACCAAGGGACGAAGGAAACAGTGCACTGGCTCCTTAATGACATCTGCCCCCAATATGTCAGTGGCCTCCTTGAGTCAGGGAAGGCAGAACTGGAGAAGCAAG TGAAGCCCAAGGCCTGGCTGTCCCATGGTCCCAGTCCTGGCCCTGGCCATCTGCTGCTGGTGTGCCATGTCTCAGGATTCTACCCAAAACCTGTGTGGGTGACGTGGATGCGGGGTGAGCAGGAGCAGCCAGGCACTCAGCAAGGAGACGTCCTGCCCAATGCTGATGAGACATGGTATCTCCAAGCAACCCTGGAGGTGCCCGCTGGGGAAGCAGCTGACCTGTCCTGTCGGGTGAAGCACAGCAGTCTAGAGGGCCAGGACATTGTCCTCTACTGGG GTGGGAGCCGTGCCTCCGTGGGCTTGATTGTCTTGGCCATCCTGGCGTGCCTGCTGTTCCTCCTTGCGCTCGTCGTAGGCGTTACCTTCTGGTTTAAGAGGCTGCC ttcctATCAGGGCATCCTGTGA